A single genomic interval of Mangifera indica cultivar Alphonso chromosome 5, CATAS_Mindica_2.1, whole genome shotgun sequence harbors:
- the LOC123217727 gene encoding ABC transporter I family member 19-like, translating to MAEKDKESEKSNSSSVRVCGMQFSYDGQTPLFYDFNLDISPGSRCLLVGANGSGKTTLLKILAGKHMVGGRDVVRVLNRSAFHDTQLVCSGDLAYLGGSWSKTVGSAGEIPLQGDFSAEHMIFGVEGADPVRRERLIDLLDIDLQWRMHKVSDGQRRRVQICMGLLHPFQVLLLDEVTVDLDVVARLDLLDFFKEECDQRGATIVYATHIFDGLEPWATHLAYIQDGELRRAEKLTEVDELKSSANLLSVVESWLRTETKLEKKRNITRPAHFQNSSSIGSSPFMSSRHMAYYR from the exons ATGGCGGAGAAGGACAAAGAGAGTGAGAAATCAAACAGCAGCAGTGTTCGAGTATGTGGGATGCAATTTTCTTACGACGGGCAGACTCCTCTCTTCTACGATTTCAATCTCGATATCTCACCGGGATCTCGCTGTCTTCTCGTTGGTGCCAATGGATCTG GGAAGACGACGTTGTTGAAAATTTTGGCCGGAAAGCATATGGTGGGAGGAAGAGACGTTGTCCGAGTGCTGAATCGATCAGCCTTTCATGATACGCAACTTGTTTGTAGTGGTGACTTGGCATATTTGGGAGGCTCTTGGAGTAAAACTGTTGGCTCTGCT GGAGAGATTCCACTCCAGGGAGACTTCTCTGCAGAACATATGATATTTGGAG TCGAAGGTGCTGATCCTGTTAGGAGAGAGAGATTGATTGATCTGCTGGATATTGACCTGCAGTGGCGAATGCATAAGGTATCTGATGGGCAGCGGCGCAGAGTCCAAATTTGCATGGGTCTTCTTCACCCTTTtcag GTTCTTTTGCTGGATGAGGTTACAGTTGACCTAGATGTTGTTGCTAGGCTTGATTTACTCGACTTTTTTAAGGAAGAATGTGACCAG AGAGGAGCTACAATTGTATATGCAACCCATATCTTTGACGGATTGGAGCCATGGGCTACTCATCTGGCATACATCCAAGATGGTGAGTTGAGAAGGGCAGAGAAGTTAACAGAAGTTGATGAGTTGAAAAGCTCGGCAAACCTTCTCTCAGTTGTTGAGTCCTGGCTTCGTACTGAGACCAAACttgaaaaaaagagaaacatcACCCGTCCAGCACATTTTCAGAACTCCTCTTCCATTGGTTCCTCTCCTTTTATGTCATCCAGGCACATGGCATACTACCGTTGA